The sequence AGATGCACATTCTGTCTGTACTGCACTCAGTTATATTAAAGTGAATATCATGATCAACAAAACTTCGATAGCTTTTTTGTGATAGAAGGTTATAAGGTGGAGCATCATAGTTATCAATAGCCATAGCATTGTTTACTTGCTGACTAGTAGGCCAGTCAGGATTGTTGCTACTGCATGGATCAGTTCCAGTGAATGGACAACGTTGAAGGGGACCGGTGTTAACATTTGGATCACAAATCTGAAAGGATGCTTGCCAACATATTGTGTCCCATCCATCACTGACAATATCTCCAAATACACGAGGAAAGCCACTGACATTCCTTGTTACCCCAAGCTTATTTTCTGTAAAGAGATCTTCTGAGAGTATTCCGTTACTAGACCTTTGAATTTCAATTCGCCAGTCCCAATAAGGTAGCCTAAAAGTGTGATAGTCCACTTGTCCCATGCTCTTCAACATATGTTGTATCTCCCACTCAAGCCACAAGTTGAAGTATTTGTGCCAAGTTGGGAATGCTGGTCCAGTGTGAGCATAATCCAAACGATTTGCTAAATCTAAATTTTAAaagatgtatgcatgtatatatttatatacGCACAGTATAGTAACTCTGTTAACATTATATACCTACCATACATGCTAGCTTTTAAAAACATATAGCTGTGTACATATCAGTCCAGTGGCATATCTAGACTCTCTGGTTTGATAGGGAAAAAAGGTAACTGCCTGCTCACAATGGTgcccctccaccaactatattaTCACTCATAAAATACATAAATCCTTATTATAACTGCATAAGTTtgttacactgcttctctgaatagtgTGATTGccttattagagtgattgactgctctattagagtacttgatcTCGCACACAAATTTAATACCTCTGGTATGACACCAAATTCTTTGGTAGGGCACCAGAATTCTTTGGTGGGACACAGCCCACACCTAGATACTCCACTGCATATCATTGAATGCTGCCACAAATCAGACAGTGGATGCACACTACAACTTACCTATTGTAAAAGCATCTTTTGCAGCATAGTGATGCATCCAGACATACAAATTATAAAGTGATATGTTTGTCATGGAGAGATTTGTGGTTCCTGGAACTGCCTCTTCCAATACAACCATGTACCCTGAGTCAAATGAACGTGACAAAAGAATAATATCAATGAATTCAGCCCAGTCACTATCAGTGTAGGTAGCAACAGATCGTCGAGGAAGAACCTGTGACTGGGTGCAACCAGGGCCATAGTGACCAAACCTACACTGACTACAGTCATATCCAGAGTAATTTCCAATGCACTGACAAGCCTAAAAAAagaaacaataattataataattaaatCCTGTGGGTTTAGGTATTGTTAAATGGTGATCATGTACGTATATTTATAGTGTAGTCAATTATAGTGGTATCATACATCTAGGATTAAGTATTAGTACTGACCTTGGTGAAATAGTGAGGCCAATTGTGACGGACATCAGTACCACTTTTGTCTCTGGTGAAATAGTGAGGCCAATTGTGATGGACATCAGTACCTCTTTTGTTGTATCCAGGCAAGCTCAATTCAGTACACTGTCCCCTACCTGCATCCTGTCCACAGACACCATCATCTGTAGCTGGACAACACTCCAACTTTTCCAGACTTTTAACATCACTGCATGCTGTTGGTATTTGACCATAAACTTCCTGCCCCAACACATATAACAAGGCAATAGCCATCAAAGAAACTTGATCACTTATTTGCATTTTAGCTATGAAAAAAAATAAGCAAGACAACATAACTAGCTAGCCACATATAATCCATGTACATATTAATAGACAAAATGTTGAGGTTTATAACTATTATCCATGGAacttcacacacacatgtacattagcACATATTAATATACTTTAACagtctacataattatacattatATAGGCCGCGTACTTCACAAACTGCCATGaggggtggaggaagtagttgatatgaggggggggggggctgggctgacccagacttatggaagtgaggtactacattgtctctggtttggtaaggtgagaccaaaaaaaaaaaaaaaaaaggtcacaaccagctgataatagctgcccacctcaccagctatgcatttatagcttataaactacatacaaatccttctacacactgctctaatgctgcgactgctttattagagtgattgccctattagagtatctcgatctttatcacggttttcagccccaaggataatttcggcgtgatatcattctgagggggggctaagccccctagcTACCGCCACCTATGATGGGTAGCTATACATGCggtgatagctagctacctgccTAGCTATCTCTAAATACGTAGCTACAATGGTCACttttacctgtaataaatacaGGCTGGCTAGcgatagtctcgcgtggccagatcgCTATATCTCGCCTCCTCTTTTTCTTTGTGACGTCATGTTTGTGAATTTCCATTTTCCACGTAGATCTAACTTCATTGGTTTGTTGTAGCATGGCAAAACATAATTTTACCGCAAACTTCGTGACAGGGCTGATAGCTACTGTCGCTACGTAATTTCCCAGCAAGAATCTGTCAACCGGCGGAATTTCACCAGACCTATCTCACCGACCAATGGCATCACAAAGAAAAAGAGGAAGCAAGATAGAGATCTAGACACGTGAGACTATTATTTGATAAAGGTGGCCTCTCAATGCAGTTGGTCACTAAGACAGACTCCACTGTAAACTCCCCGAGATGCTCCCAGTCTGCATAGCGATCCGGTGCTCCGCAAGAGCTAGACTATATACTCCGAGATATACTCCAATCAATACGTAGCTACAGTAGCAATAACAGCAGCCGGGAACTCACCTAGCTACCAATTGGTCACGTAGCTTTGTCACAATGAAATCCACTCGATAGATATCAACTCTGGTCACAGTATCTAGCTGTTTAACTGCAATATCCCTCGCTTTTATATGGGTTTCGTGACATCCGGTTATACACGCATGCGCGGTCAATTACTAtttttctttgttgtttttttccccggggtgcctgcaccccttgccaccacccccagcaccatatggtaaaagtgctggacaaaaaaaaaactgtaaactcaaaaaaaatcaatgagatggcaacacttggccttccgaaacagcaaggtcaagtgctcctcacagggctgccacggtgtgaccttgctccacgcaagcaggtcactgctgacctgagcaaagagaagctggtggaacatctaatccatgatacaacactgctgtaagattggcagtattgggagtaacgcgttacataagtaacgcgttacgtaatattattacttttatggcaactaagtaatataacggaatacgctataaaaacaggtaatataacgcaagttactttacttacaaatgtaacgcgttacctaagtaatatagttactgtaacgagtctaatattacgtaatattattactacaagtaacgaagttactaatttcGTTAGTTGTCCTCTGAGTAACGcatagccacaacgaagtaacgaaacCTACTAAATGAaatttattcaccagcttcttacttaaaaccaagatttgcacattgtcccaCAATGCAATCatatcacgtgataaagtggtactttcacacgtgacagcttaaggctgtggacacaaagtaatataatatgtaatattattatagttactttattttatgagtaatatataactgtaactaaatagttcagttgcaagtaatatgtaatatgtaactagttacttttaccatagataatattatctatgcttttacaaagtaacttaccCAACACTGAAGATTGGCCCCGTTGAGTAGATAGCATAGAAGCTAGACGCTTATAAGCAACTGTAGCTGCACTATACCCATTTGGTCAATTACTGTACTTTACAGCGTTTTTTAGTCTGTATATTAAACCTTTCCGCTTTTACTACGCAGCAGAAATCACTTATTCTCACAGCCGAGTGTCATTCCAGTGCGGTACAAACTCCAACTGCTTGGCTTAGCTATAGTATAGGATGGCTATAGCTACAATAAAGCCACCACAAATACAATAATAAGAATCCACATCAGCCAGAGACTGCAACAGTGTAATATTGTACTGTGTAGGCACGTTCTTTGGCATGTCTTTGACAAAGTTGATGATCTAATTTTAATCTAATAGCTAGCTGCTTACACTGTGAAGTagactgtatagctatactgcTGCACATTAAGTGAGTTGAGTTAGTTAGCTGTTGCTCTGGTCTCCACATAGAGTATTGACTTTACTGAGTTATTGATAGCTTTCACACTTCTTTTGATGGTGTAACAATTGACTCCTAAGACTGTGACACTTTCTGACTTGTTGACTTGAAGCTGCATAGTGGCGTGTACAAGAGTATAACACTATAGTGTACTTGTATACATGTAGGACACCTGTAACATTTGTAGAAGACACAAGAGAAGCACCATGGCTAGATGACAAACCCACTACACTCCCTTACAAACAACTAGCtactttaataattatacacataaCAAATTGACATGCTCATGCTATTTGTGAGTTCTGTCCAACTGTGACAAATATTAGAGCAAATGTTATCCAGTTGTGTATCATTCCAAATGTCTGCACACATCCAAGAAAATTCATACAAAATAAGTCATAAGGAGGTAGTTGTTATCACTAACTTTTTCTTGAAACTTGATGTATAACTGTGGTACCAAATGCTTGTTCatataaaataaaaattgtCTCTCTGTTGACAACATCATTTCTACATATGTTGATCACAATCTTTTACATGCACATACGTAGAACATTCTATGTCAAAACTAGTTTCAAACAGATAGTCAGCACCGTGACACTCTTTTAACTTTTAAGGATAACATAATGTTTAGAGAAATAAAATTTGTGGTAAACACATCAGTTTGCATAACAGATCAGTGCTCCCTAGATCCAAAATAGTAAATACAAATATTTATTGATgttgatataataataatgttgatcTTGCTCCCTATACCTACAAATGTTGATTATACGTAGAACTGGTGTTCTAATGTTGCTTTTTGTCAAAACCAGTTTCAAACAGATAGTCACACCATGACACTGTTTtatacataaaataattataacatgatGTTTAGAGAAGCAAAATTTGTAGTAAACACATCATTTTGTATAACAGATCATGTCTTGCTCCATAAACAACACTGGAATGGACCTGTGTGTACTTTTATTATTTGAGTAACTGGAACCTAATAGCTATATGTACCTTGGGTTAACCAGTGGTATGCTATATTTCTAGATCAGTGTCCAGGGCTTCCTGGTCAGATTGTTTGGATCAAATGTTCACAATAAATatacaggtgtcctcatttttaTGTGCTCAAATTAACAGGTTCTACAATATGTAGTAGTAGTACGTAGCTACAGCTGCAGCCACTCAATACTGGGGTTATTATTCCAATATTGAGTATCTAGATGATGCAGCTGCAGCTACGTACTATGTACATATTGTGGAACTTATTTGGGCACAtaaaaatgaggacacctgctgTTTCTTGAGCACTGAGTTATGGACTTCTGAGTTcgtagaattggatgtgtgtggaagacccttttttgcaaatccggtcacactTAATAATTGTTAGCATTACTGTTTTGGACCTAAGGAATataatattgtatatacataattaAGATTTTGTGCAAACTGACATTTATCATTGTTACTCTAAAATATCATGCCTCACATGAAGCAGTCTTGTTCTGTAACTTTGTTTATCACTGACACTACTTAATCAAACTCTTGTAGACATGATGTTGTTAAAAGAGACAAGTTCAAATCAACTCCAAATAACAAGCCATTGGACAGTGTACCCAACACAGTTGTACATCAAGCTTCAAGAAGAAGATTGGAAAGCTTGTGATCTCAAACATAGGCTATTCTAAGCAGGGCTAGAGGGAATCCCCCCTCCACCCCTTCTCCCCATTACCACCACTAGTTTTGCTGTCAATGTGGAGAACAGCCcatccagctgtaacatcaatgggtacctggtttTAACTGGAGAATTCATGTCTCACACAGTGGGGAAAATGTccaggtggaattttgggtgcCCACACACTAACACAGTACAGCCTCCTGCTGGTTATAGTcctaccccaggaggattttcctgcactgaCTCCTAACACCTAAGTagcgcacaggtgtcccagttctggttcactgggtaggcgtgtCTGTGCTAGTACAGCAGCTGAaagtttgcttttgtgtgtgggtttgtgtgcgtgtgtgtgtttaagTCAAAACGTGATCattacaggggtggatctaggatttataaagggggggggggccaactcaaggtactaatctcttggatagaggtgtgcaaagcacacttcccagcatgctagaactaggggggtctggaggcatgcccccccctcccccaggaaaattttgaaaagtaAATGCTaaaatttggagacatttctaGATAAAATTTCTGcttgtagatattttatatactgcctttagattataggtatggctctctgaagcattttgctaatgaaaAAGTTTTgataggtacagacaaccaagtacatgatgcactccTCTCACAGTTGCACAACattgaataggtgcatgttagctagaataagaatgttgaaagtggaaaattttgaaatttgaacaatacaggattgaatctgagagcattttcaatggaaattgtgtacctgaattaagtattgccacacatattaactacacaagtagatgaatgaagccctttaaacagaccaatgcacttcattgtatgcatgtataggtgcaggtagatttggaaaaattccataacagaaccaactacatgtttccagtgaatgttctattagagtagttagctgactgctctattagagtatcttgatcttgtacacctccaatgctgatccggtccttgttgcataaactttagcataaatccactgatgataccttggaaagatgtttataaggtggttttatgagtatttgtattattagtggtcatataattatgctaagacaaaatttcactatagtactcagcatattgatcaagtaaagcctaaatatgaaggggggggggggacttcagcccccaaagcccccccccctccctcctcccccctggatccgcccctgcattgtGGTTTTGTAGGAAGTGATGTCAATACCACATGAACTATTGTGTGATTAACATTACATAGTTGATAACTTGAtacattaataataacaatgatTGGTAACTGTATACACAACACTGATCATATAGCATATTAGGTCACATAAAACTGCAGCTTGTATTGTACTCCACAAATATAATGTCTGATGCCTTGTATATAGGACATTTGTATATGAGTTATTGGCAATTGTCCTGTTTGAATATATAGTAATTATGGCAGTCTATTTAAGAgatttcaaataaacattaCTTAATTCTTCAGTGCTGCAAAAAATTATTACTTAATGCattacatgtgtaatgtgtTACCCCAGCACTTTACTGAATTAATAGTTATTGTATATCCATAATAAACTTTGAACTGTTCATTTTATTCAATTTTACCATTATGAGATTTTAGAGGTGCACTGATATAAcctcttttttttctttttacaaAAATGTTTTGGCAACAATCTTTTTACCTTTTTGTcattttaataattattgtagtgtccatactgaaaacctTTTATGCAGCTCAACAATATTATACAAAATGCTAAGCCCTTGATGAAGTAAAGtgatatagctacatacttatATATGATAAGTCTGGATTATCTTTGCAAACATCCTACAATTGTGGATTTAAATTGGTAACTTATAATtcttaaattatgctggcatatatTTTAGTATTTCagcactgtatatatgtattaccTTTATCACATACAATAATGCAATAGCTCTTGGGCAGGTGGTACTATCATGCATGTGCATACTGTATAGTAACTAGTTGTTTTAGAAGGTAACTTACTGTTTTAGATCATTAATGGTAATAATGAGGTCACTTCTGCATGGGACTAAAATATGTCCTCAATAATAATGAAATcttgttaatgaggtcatgaagtacgtACATGCATCACAAGCCACTATGACATTTCCTCCAACCATGAGCCAACTGTATGGACAACAGTTGCAAtgacatatatgtgactgaattttggaaaatcacccatatgggcacgcctgaaataattagaattttcatgtttggtGGGTTGCTATTATGAGCAGAGGAGagctataaaaatatttctaaaattttctagtaatttaaggtattgagaatggcttaaaaccatcaacaagtacatttgcactataaagcttgttatttggtcattaaatattttaagtgtcaaatgtgcccatatgggtgattttccaaaattcggtcacatatatgcttaGCCAAACATCATTTATACATAACATTGATTATATGTGTTTTGCATGAGTGGCACACCTGTGTAATCTGGAAATCTAGTAATagtctctgcaggttgatttgtttgtagctcaactcactaaagggtgatttgcttgtagctgaactgcttacattgtgtctagtttctagctgatctctctacagggtgatttgtttgtaactgacctctctacaagttgatttgtgtgtacctgatctctctgcaggttgatttgtttgtagccgatctctctacaaggtaatttgtttgtagctgaactctctataaggtgatttgtttgtagctgatctctctgcaggttgatttgttttagctgaactctctacagggtgattgcttgtagctgaactccttacattgtgtctagtttctagttgatgtctctacagggagattttttgtagctgaactctctacagggtgatttgtttctagcttatctctctacaggtagatgtgtgttgatttgttcattgctgatcgctctaaaggttgatttgttgtagctgaacactctgcaaagtgttttatttgtagctgatctctctacagggtaatttgtttgtagctgaactctctccacagtgacttgtgtgtagctgaattctgtgtagctgaattctctagagagtgacttaattgtagctgaattctctacagggtgcatgacttgtttatagctgaactttcttcagtgtgacttgtaatgttctgaatctctatagtgatatatttgcttaattctccacatggtgacttgcttcttgctgaactgtctataagattaactgtttgcagctgaactccctacagaataacttgtgatgtaataaaattctataatggagtaaataaattagccgaatgctctattagggtgactgttctattagagtatctcgatctcgaatTTGCtccacggagttggctttagaatcataactcagtggtttgtaatccgattcttctgtactactgaaaggactttctatgaagattattccagctatacaccgattttcagctcattgctctaagcggtttgcctagtaggcgtgaaaactaatacttttttattcgtaaaaatcgatcgcgtaattgtgacacaggttgggttttgtgtcatatctccatggtctttatctcgattcctttcaaaccaccaaaaggcactcctacgatggttattccatctacatagcaattttcaactcattccatgaagcggtttatcctgtaggcgtgacaacaaatcgatcttgttttacgcgaataatcggtcataactcctgaaccattcatcggatttgtaccaaagttgttgctaggattcgcctttggactccctgtctgtgtgccaaatttcatggcgatcggagtacgcatttgctttttatagcaatttttgcaagtgtgcgaaaagacgaagaagaagaaaaaagtaAAGCATTaatggcagctcgtatctcggaaatggctggagcgatttccttcaaatttggaatgtagactcccctggctggcgggcaactgtgtggaaaatttggttccaatcggataaggtatcaccgagatacaaatgtgtgaaaatgacgttttctttcttcctgtcaatatactcacggtgtggcgcgccggcttcttgggccgcacgacacactattgtgtgtcttgatcaaatGTGGGTTTCAATTTGGTCTGTGGTATTCACAAAAaggaaatgattgtgggtttgttaGGTTTTGTGGTACCATTTCTAACCAAGTAACCCGGTTAAGGATGTCTAAAATAGTCTAAGGTGCTAAAGTAGGTGCTAAAGAGTATCGGTGCTAAAGAGTATAGGTTACTAACCGTGAGAATGTCTAAGCCATCTTGCCACAtggttagggacccgccgattatgctcataattttacctattatgctatgctgcactgctcaaaaattcacctattatgcttaaatcaatgctcaatatttacctattatgctcgattatgctcaatgttcatgccttagttcatatgctttgctactagtttaacactgtatagaaaaaaatgagtggctggagcataaatctgcatgtaagagaaaagatcgatatactctaataaaacagtcagtttgatgattattctattagagttactgactgctctattagagtatgtcccTGCAGTTCCAGAATCAAGATTATTCCATATTGTCGGCTGCCCAAAGCCAATTGTCCGATATGCCATCAGCACGGTCTCTTTACAAGAGAGCTAAGGATGATTTGACTAGTAAAATTACTTCTGACAGTGAAGCCCATCTCAATCAACTCACTGTGCAATGCAAATTTTTGGATTCTGCTAGGTTAGAAACTAGCTGCAGAACATGGAATAAGTTAATGACTGGATTTCACCCTGGGCAACTTTCTTTCTTGTTGAGAGCATCCTCGGACACTCTGCCTACTGCTGTTAACCTGCGTCGCTGGCACATACAGTGTGGTGCCAAGTGTACCCTTTGTGACTCTAACCGGCCAACTACCGCTCATATTTTAGGTGGTTGCCCAATAGCACTATCCCAACAAAGGTACACCTATAGACATAATCAAGTACTGTTCACTTTAATTTCTCAGTTAATTACTCTCTTTTCTGATTGCCAGATGGTCAGTGTCTATGCGGACCTGCAGGGACATCGTTTTAATGACTCTCCTCCTGAAACCATCCCCTCCAATGTCTTAGTCACTCCTTACAGACCCGATGTTGTCATCTATAACAGACACTCTGCATCGATGGGCATTATAGAGCTTACATGTCCATTGGACTCAATACATCATTTGGAGTCTGCACACAACCGCAAACTTTATAAACCTGAGTATGTACAGCTTTTGGCTGAATTGGATCGTTTGAAGATTCCTCACTGCTACAGAACTGTGGAAGTCAGTGTTTTGGGCCATTTTCAACCTAGTTCTATTGCTGCAATTAAGGATGTGATAAATTTTACCCAGCAAGTATCCCTATTTTCCAAGGGAAGTGCtagaaatcttttgttcaagatggccagtgcctcaatttctgcttcacagagaatattttatggtaggaactctaaagaatggacaatcaacccggactgtttttaatctgtatataatttaagctgtaactttagttttgtacttaaatataattattttttttccttgccatgcccactgctgtccactgttggtcagacatgtggtcgcatgttgtccgaggacacataacacataatatataatttgtttgtaatcatgcatgttttctcatcaattattagTGATGGCTCTCTCTtctatcgatcttattttgcaattgtcatttttccagcaagaatttata comes from Dysidea avara chromosome 4, odDysAvar1.4, whole genome shotgun sequence and encodes:
- the LOC136253826 gene encoding tyrosinase-like; its protein translation is MQISDQVSLMAIALLYVLGQEVYGQIPTACSDVKSLEKLECCPATDDGVCGQDAGRGQCTELSLPGYNKRGTDVHHNWPHYFTRDKSGTDVRHNWPHYFTKACQCIGNYSGYDCSQCRFGHYGPGCTQSQVLPRRSVATYTDSDWAEFIDIILLSRSFDSGYMVVLEEAVPGTTNLSMTNISLYNLYVWMHHYAAKDAFTIDLANRLDYAHTGPAFPTWHKYFNLWLEWEIQHMLKSMGQVDYHTFRLPYWDWRIEIQRSSNGILSEDLFTENKLGVTRNVSGFPRVFGDIVSDGWDTICWQASFQICDPNVNTGPLQRCPFTGTDPCSSNNPDWPTSQQVNNAMAIDNYDAPPYNLLSQKSYRSFVDHDIHFNITECSTDRMCICAPSFDPQCANASEIALTKQMHTSVHIITSTGDVTTKSSLPLEMTGQMGDIGASPNDPFFILHHTMVDCMLDKWLELHPHAEYPNDIPRTVSTTGHQSDDFMVPFFPLYTNADMFTRSRNFGYFCNLPNITNHVPNV